The following DNA comes from Deltaproteobacteria bacterium.
CCCAATTGGCTGGGCCTGCCCTTAAGGCCTTTTTCAATATCGTTGAGAAGGCTTGGAATCTGAGCACGCTAGAGCAAAAAAAACTGCTGGGTATTTCTGCAGATTCTACTTTCTACAAATTCAAAAAAGAAAAAAACGGGACTTTAAGCGAGGATACTCTAGAACGAATTTCCTACATTTTTGGAATTTACAAAGACTTGCATCTTTTACTTCCCAATGCAGAAGCTGCAGATGCCTGGATTAAAAAGCCCAACAACGCAACTATTTTTGGAGGAAGGTCTGCTTTACAGCGTATGCTTTCGGGTCGCGTGGCTGATTTATACGTTGTCCGTCAATATCTGGATGCTCAGAGGGGTTAAAATGAATATTCCTCTCTCTCGCATTTTATGGAAGTCGAGTTTTCGTATCATTGCCAGCCGATATCCTACCATTCACCCCTTTGAAAAAATTTCTTCACCTGAAGATTGGGAAGCCTTGTTTGAAATTGAAGCCATGACGAACGACAGGTTGCGACATGCCAAACAAGAAATAAAATATTTTGAAGAATCTAAAATTCCTGAACAAGAAAATCGCACTTATATTTTAGCGCCATTTATCCACCTCAACCCTTTAGGCAGTCGTTTTAGTGATGGAAGTTGGGGGGTGTATTACGCTGCAAAATTTATTCAAACTGCCATAGCAGAGACGAAGTACCATCGTGAAAATTTTATGAGAGCTACTTTGGAAAAAGCAATGAATATAGAAATGCGAGTGATTACGGCCACAATCAAGGGATTGTTCCATGATATTCGAAACCCGGGAAGCACCGCCAAAACAGTTTTAGATAATGAGAGCTATCAAGCTTCACAGAGGCTTGCAAAACATCTCAAAGCTAAAAATTCCGATGCCTTACTTTATCCTAGTGTAAGAGATTTAGAGCATCGCGAATGCGCGGCGGTGTTTAATCCACAACGAATTAGCCATTGTCAGATTGACAAGCATCTTCTTTATCACTGGGATGGAAAGTGTATTAGTCAGGTTTTGGAGATAAAAGAGATTTAAATCCCAAAATAAACAGATACTAAAAACAACAAACTAATTAAACCATTGGTCTGAAAAAAAGCGGCGTCGATTTTTGATAAATCCTTAGGGCTTACCAGACTATGTTGACGAATAAACAATAGTGCCATGATCATCAGCCCTACATAATATTCCCAATGAAGTGCGGCGATTAATCCAGTTTGAATAAAAAATAAAAAAGCAAAGAGATGCATCCACCGGGCAAGAGTGAACGCTTCTTCAATGCCTAGTTTCACGACCAAAGAATGCAGATCACTTTCTTTGTCAAATTCATAGTCCTGCGCGGCATACAAAATGTCAAAACCCGCTACCCAGAGTAATACTCCAAATCCCAGAGAGAGCGGTGTTGCAGATAAATTGTTGGTGATGGCAATCCATGCCCCGATGGGAGAAATCCCGAGGGAAAGTCCCAAAAAGAGTTGCGCATAATGTGTAAAGCGTTTGGTGTAAGAATAAAAAAACAATATAAATAAAACCAGGGGAGAAAGCCAAAAACAAAGCTTTCCCAAGAGGTAAGAAACAAAAATAAATCCCAATGATGAAAACGCCACCAGCATCCAGGTGTATTGTTTTGAAACTATTCCTTTCGGAATTTCTCTGGTCTTTGTTCTGGGATTGTTTGTATCAATTTCTGCATCCGCCAGGCGATTAAAGGCCATGGCTGCTGTTCGGGCAAAAAAAACCGCCAAAACAATGCGAAAAAAGCTGACCATACTAGGAGCGCCTTGAGAGGCAAGCAACATCGAGCCCAATGCAAAGGGCATGGCAAAAATGCTGTGAGAAAATTTAATGAGCTCGAGAATGTTTTTAATCTTTTGAAGAGGCACTTGTTTTTCCTTCGTAACGTTTCATGAGTTCATTTTCGATTCCCATTTGATCCAATACTCGGGAAACCACTGTATTGACCACATCCAAGACGGTTTGAGGTTTGGAATAAAAAGAGGGAATGGCCGGAACAATCGTGGCTCCGGCGAGCGCAAGTTTCTTCATGTTCTCAATGTGGATCAAGTTGAACGGTGTCTCTCGTGGCACTACAATGAGTTTCCTTTTTTCCTTTAAAAAAACATCGGCAGCACGGCTGATGAGATCATCCGAAATTCCATTGGCGATTCGGGCCAAGGTCCCCATGCTGCAGGGGATAATGACCATTTGATCATACTTTGCCGAGCCGCTGGCAAAATGGGCTTTAAAATCGCGGTTGCTGAAAAGCTTGAAAGGAATGTCACTCAGTTTGCTTTCCAATTCGTCGGCCCAGACAATTTTGGCATTGTCTGACGCAAGCACTTCAACTTCATGAATTGTGTTTCTGAGAAAATCCAGAAGCTGTTTGGCGTAAATGGTGCCAGAAGCGCCGCTGATGGCGATGACGAGTTTCATCGTTTCTCTCCTACTGCAATACTTGCAATATGACCGGTCAGATTTTTGCTTTGAATATTTTTAAAATTTTTCTGTTCCAGCAATTTTAAAAAATCTTCGAGAGAACTATAGGCTTGAATAGAATTAAAGAGATATTGATAAGCCTCCTTGTCTTTGGAAAGAAGAGCGCCCACACGAGGCAAAATAAATTTTGCAAAGGTGGCATTGAAAATCTTGGCAGGCAGGGTGTTGGGTTTGAAAAATTCCAGGATGATAACGCGTCCACCGGGTTTAAGCACTTGATAAATTTCTTTGAGTGACTGGGCATTATCCACCACATTGCGCATGCCGAAGCCGCAAAGGACGGCGTCAAAACTTTCGGGGTTTTGCTGCAAATCCATGGCATCGCCTACCACAATCTTGACCTGAGATTTTTTATCTGCAGGAATTTTTTTTTCACCGAGTTCCAACATTTTTGCCGAAAAATCGAGGGCTGTAATTTGAGCGTTTGGAAACCTTTTCAAGATTTCCAAGCTTAAATCGAGAGTGCCCGCGCACAAATCGAGTATTTTTAGATTTTCTTTTTCAGGAAGATAGGCAATGGCTTTTTTTCGCCAGCGAACGTCAATGCGGGCGCTTAAGGTGCGATTCAGTAAATCATAGGTGGGCGCAATGCGCGTGAACATGTCTTGAATGGTTTGGGTCTTGCTGCTCATATTCTTGATATTCAGCAGATAATTGAGAGGGAGGCAAGGGCTTGTTTTGTTGATGTTGACAAGTGATTCATCATCGAGTCTATGAAATGTCTCTATGAATAAAATTTATTTAGCGTCTGCTGTACTCAATCAAACCCCACTGGATTGGGAAAATAATTTTAAAAATATTATTGGAAGTATCAAAAGTGCAAAAGCTTCAGGCGCTGTCTTGCTTTGTCTGCCGGAGTTGTGTGTCAGCGGATATGGTTGCGAAGACATGTTTTTATCTTCCTGGGTGTATGAAAAGTCCTGGCAAATGTTGGAAAAAATTCTTCCTCATACTCAGAATATTTTAGTCAACGCGGGGCTTCCACTGTTCTTCGAGGGTGAGCAATACAATGCGACGGTATTTTTTGGAAATGGAAAAATTTTGGGAATCCTCCCCAAAAAATATCTGGCCAGTGAGGGAGTATACTATGAAGGGCGTTGGTTCAAGGCCTGGCCTATTGGCAAAAGGTCTTTTTTAGAAATTCAAGATTTTGAAATTCCAATGGGTGATCTGGTTTTTGATTTTGGATTTTTTAAATTAGGTTTTGAAATCTGCGAGGAAGCCTGGGTGAAAAATCGTGTGCTGCATCATTTGGTCAAGCGTGAAGTGGATATCGTGTTCAATCCTAGTGCCAGTCATTTTGCTTTTGGTAAATTTGAAACACGAAAAAAATTGGTTCTGGAGGCCTCGGCTCAATATGGTCTGGCTTATGTTTATTCAAACTTGTTAGGCAATGAAGCTGGCCGGCTGATTTTTGATGGAGGAGCTTTGATTGCCTCGGAGGGAAAGATTGTCGCTCAGGGGAGACGATTTTCATTTCAGGATTATGAGTTGAGTTTTGCTGAAATTGATTTGGAGAAGAATAGAGGGATGCGTGGTCCGGTGGATCCTGCTGAAGTGGAGAATGTCATTCGAGTTGGGATTGATTTTGGATTAAAAACGGATGCCCGCTTTGACGGGAATAACGAAGGGCATCAATGGGAACACTGGGAAAACTCCAAATTCATTAAAGAAGAAGAATTCTTTCGTGTGCTCTGTCTGGCCCTCTTCGATTATCTTCGAAAAAGCAAGTTGCAAGGTTTCGTGATCTCTTTGAGCGGGGGAGTGGATTCTGCTGTCTGTGCCATGCTCGCCAAATATGCCTTACAAGAGGCTCAGACGGAATTAGGAATAGAACAGTTTTTAAAAAAACTTCCCCAGTTTAATAAAAATACTTCTTCTAAAGATTGGGTGCATTGCGTCTATCAAAAAACCGTTAACAATTCGGAACACACCGAAGTTGCTGCCTCAAAATTGGCCCAAGTTTTAGGCCTATCTTTTTATGAATGGAATATTGATGAAGGCGTTTCTTTTTATGTGAATACGTTGAACAAGGCTTTGGATGTAAAATTGAATTGGAA
Coding sequences within:
- a CDS encoding DUF2384 domain-containing protein, yielding MLQALAKSKTDPQLAGPALKAFFNIVEKAWNLSTLEQKKLLGISADSTFYKFKKEKNGTLSEDTLERISYIFGIYKDLHLLLPNAEAADAWIKKPNNATIFGGRSALQRMLSGRVADLYVVRQYLDAQRG
- a CDS encoding RES family NAD+ phosphorylase — protein: MNIPLSRILWKSSFRIIASRYPTIHPFEKISSPEDWEALFEIEAMTNDRLRHAKQEIKYFEESKIPEQENRTYILAPFIHLNPLGSRFSDGSWGVYYAAKFIQTAIAETKYHRENFMRATLEKAMNIEMRVITATIKGLFHDIRNPGSTAKTVLDNESYQASQRLAKHLKAKNSDALLYPSVRDLEHRECAAVFNPQRISHCQIDKHLLYHWDGKCISQVLEIKEI
- a CDS encoding UbiA family prenyltransferase — translated: MPLQKIKNILELIKFSHSIFAMPFALGSMLLASQGAPSMVSFFRIVLAVFFARTAAMAFNRLADAEIDTNNPRTKTREIPKGIVSKQYTWMLVAFSSLGFIFVSYLLGKLCFWLSPLVLFILFFYSYTKRFTHYAQLFLGLSLGISPIGAWIAITNNLSATPLSLGFGVLLWVAGFDILYAAQDYEFDKESDLHSLVVKLGIEEAFTLARWMHLFAFLFFIQTGLIAALHWEYYVGLMIMALLFIRQHSLVSPKDLSKIDAAFFQTNGLISLLFLVSVYFGI
- a CDS encoding UbiX family flavin prenyltransferase; translation: MKLVIAISGASGTIYAKQLLDFLRNTIHEVEVLASDNAKIVWADELESKLSDIPFKLFSNRDFKAHFASGSAKYDQMVIIPCSMGTLARIANGISDDLISRAADVFLKEKRKLIVVPRETPFNLIHIENMKKLALAGATIVPAIPSFYSKPQTVLDVVNTVVSRVLDQMGIENELMKRYEGKTSASSKD
- the ubiE gene encoding bifunctional demethylmenaquinone methyltransferase/2-methoxy-6-polyprenyl-1,4-benzoquinol methylase UbiE, which encodes MSSKTQTIQDMFTRIAPTYDLLNRTLSARIDVRWRKKAIAYLPEKENLKILDLCAGTLDLSLEILKRFPNAQITALDFSAKMLELGEKKIPADKKSQVKIVVGDAMDLQQNPESFDAVLCGFGMRNVVDNAQSLKEIYQVLKPGGRVIILEFFKPNTLPAKIFNATFAKFILPRVGALLSKDKEAYQYLFNSIQAYSSLEDFLKLLEQKNFKNIQSKNLTGHIASIAVGEKR
- the nadE gene encoding NAD(+) synthase, translating into MNKIYLASAVLNQTPLDWENNFKNIIGSIKSAKASGAVLLCLPELCVSGYGCEDMFLSSWVYEKSWQMLEKILPHTQNILVNAGLPLFFEGEQYNATVFFGNGKILGILPKKYLASEGVYYEGRWFKAWPIGKRSFLEIQDFEIPMGDLVFDFGFFKLGFEICEEAWVKNRVLHHLVKREVDIVFNPSASHFAFGKFETRKKLVLEASAQYGLAYVYSNLLGNEAGRLIFDGGALIASEGKIVAQGRRFSFQDYELSFAEIDLEKNRGMRGPVDPAEVENVIRVGIDFGLKTDARFDGNNEGHQWEHWENSKFIKEEEFFRVLCLALFDYLRKSKLQGFVISLSGGVDSAVCAMLAKYALQEAQTELGIEQFLKKLPQFNKNTSSKDWVHCVYQKTVNNSEHTEVAASKLAQVLGLSFYEWNIDEGVSFYVNTLNKALDVKLNWKSDPLALQNIQARARGPAVWLLANLKNALLLSTSNRSEVAVGYTTMDGDTCGSVSPIAGVNKTFLRSWLKWFETQGPENLQAIPELALINQLPPSAELKPLSEHQSDEGDLMPYVVLDALETLAIRDKHSPQECLNQVQQKFPAYEKKQLKNWTRRFFDLWCKSQWKRERYALSFHLDDESLDPKTWCRFPILSSGFKNELENLK